The DNA region ATGCTGTGGAAGAGGTTAATGATGTTGAATCAGACGAGGAGAAGGTTGAGGAAGTAAAGGAACAACTAATTGAGGAAGATAAGGAGGTTAAAGAAGAAAAGGTGCAGGAGCATGTTCCCACTGAAACAAAAGAAACTTGGGAACAGGGAGAAGCAGCAAGTAAGGGGGAATCAGAACATAAAGGAGAAGCTATGGAGGATGATGATTATCACATTCTAGGTAGTGACTCAAGTGATGAGGAGATTGTGATAGCTATGAGGAAGAAGCCTGGTTCAATACAGAGGAAAAGTAGATGGTTGACTTCTAAATGTAAGGTTGTTATGGATGATGACATCACCTCTCACCACATCCCTGAGCCTACAACATATGTACCTatctctcccaagccagccacaCCACCATCACCTCAAATTCCATCCCTAAAACCATCACCTATACAGTCTACACCAACATCATTTCCAACACACACTTCACCAGGTATAGGCTGTGCTAACTTTAATtttgttcctgcagcttctctAGACTCCATCTTCTCTAAGATCAATGACCTCCAGTCTCAATTTTTTGCCTTTCAAGACGAAACTCGTGTCTCACTTGcctcaattgttgatcaactcATCCAGATGGAGaaccgtcttggtgccaagTTGGACACAGTTGAAGTGCGGACTGAGTTCATAGACGAAGATGAGACTGCTCCCTGATTCCTCTTCCTAgaccattttataattttttggccCTACTATCAACCAGTTAAAattatcaaacatttttttttcttttcttggttgtaccatctggggtacaaagttgtatttcttttgttgaaaCAGCTACtacaatttctttattttatattggTCTGTGATGTTATAATATGTGGATATCTGGATTGCATTACATGGTGCTTGCCTTTATTTACTGTTTCTGATCTTCTTCAATGGAAATATCTATATGGTTTGCGTTGTGGTTTGAGTATCCCACTTCTTTTTAATTGATCACAAAATGGGGAAGAagtatgcacaaacttaagagaagtTGTGAATACTACAGTttccatatcttgattgatttatattgatctGATAATGGAAGTTATATTGCTCTGATAATAGAAGTTATTTGATGAACTGTTGCTctgatgactctgatgatgaactgttctaataattgttttgaatgttctgttgataggagtataagatatatgctctgactatatgattaattgttctgatttcaaagttattacatttgaaatacttagtgatttatgttaactatttttggaaattatttaaaaacatatattttatattgtgtttttatatactatatggagtaaactgtgttgctatgattgctgggtaaattatattgtaacgagttaatttactaagttatgtagagttgttttaatctctgacatgctctataatattgattttactctaattttattttaagtttgtttaaaagtttgtcatcatcaaaagggggaatttgttggacctcttgagttttgatgatgactacactttatttaaacaaatatggttttagagattgtgtgcaggtcgatatccggtcgtgattatgatcgttgatagtacctatgacttggttcatggaaatgtacgtgtcaaaaggatccgaaagatgttagaagaagtatatcgcttgggatgtaaaatggagacagcaggtctactgttcccaagttggatgttctagcaaaactggaaattggagacagcgcacaattcttgaactggagtcagcttacgtccactgaaaattctagttattatattaattattatttttagttgatgtgttaattaaagttaatttgttgcattaataaattattaaagttaattggcaaaatattttctaaaatatctaacgtgtgattttctaaatgtaagcctttattttaggatctatatttagtgaatattggatttattaaatataggaacagctgctgagtcttagctattattagctaaaggtaaccgtccctaatattagtaataggTAACCGTCCCTATTATTAGCTAAAGGCAACCGTATCTAAATTTAGCTAAAGTAAACcgtggttattattggaaaagggaactgcaactaattttagtatatgggaactGCTGCTAAAGAGAACAATATCTATAATTAGTATCTGGGAACAGtggttattattaaataaccgtgggcttgaatttgTCAAGTTTAATACCTATTTTAGAGACTAACCGTAGATGACCGTGGATATTAAATCCACATCATTCCcatgattattttggataaggcataatggattggaatattccattttaattagggattttagctctataaataagagattCAATTGTTTCTCAAAACTTGCATTAGtgtgagccattaaatcatacgtaattttgggagaatttttacaagaaaattttgttttaaaaatgccaattaatttataatattttcttgtgcaacttattgattttagttttagagaatttttatccttttgtaaggggttttgagagaatctttgtaactagacttgggtgagtctaaggggaattagaaagcttctagtgaagctagagaagagaatagctttgagtaaagctaaggacatagctttgagtaaagctaaggacatagctttgagtgaagctagtgtggagtttagcttttattGAAGCTaaatttgttgctttgagtaaagcaatttgagagagaagagttggcccagttgatgcgcttcgagtgaagtaagatgtttaatgtaattgtaacgagttgtcttaaacatagtggagaatttagaaatcccgaggggtcgtggtttttcgttctatttaggcctagaaggtttccacgtaaaaatcgtttgtctcttttattattttgctctaagtttaagctttatttatttgattcaattccgcaaaaacagggcaaaaacgcttaaactagtaacaacaacaattcacccccccctcttgttgctgttttcgttcctaattgagtctattGAGAGATTGATATTTGCTATTATTAAACTTGTAAGACATTTCTTCaagggaagaacgtggtgagagaagatagtgagatcttctagtttatcttaaagtctattaataaaaggcgttgaaatcctacgagttgaaagagaacccataggtggGGAGTACGTTGTTTAGAatcgaacctcgttaacatatcgtgtgttattctttaagtttaaatttcgcacatacgttattgttttattactcgACCTAAAAACTGTCCCAAAAAACAGTTTTTGAGAGGTCCCTCAATCTTTTGAGATATtcttccagacaaaaattttaaacgcccatactctctattcaaccccctagagagtattcaatctcctatcaactttcagcAAATAAGAACACATGATTTATGAGAGTTTATCTTGACAAATCACGATTATGTGTCAACTAGTTAATTATATAATACTCTAATCCAACAATGAGCTTGCCACATGGCAGTTGGACAATTAGAATTGACAAATCACCATTTACATGGGAGAAATTAATAGGAAAAAGttttggaatattttttttatctttatttattttgtttaatgtattattattccTTTTATTTTCTAGTGGTGATTTACGAATCACCAAAACTAGTTAATTATATAATACTCTAATTCAATAATTAGCTTGGCACATGACAGTTGGAGAATTAGAGTTGAAGAGCTTTCAAATGTTGTCCTGTGACTTCCTtagaatttatttcaaaaagaTGTTAATTAGAGCGtttatattgattaattaatgacatatttgaaaataaaacttCCCTTACAAGCTAAAGTACTTTTGCTTTTTGAAATCAAAAAATTCatattcaaataataattatgattatctaaattgaaaaaaaaaaaatcatcaattcACATTTTAATTATAACTCTCACAATTGCAATATAAATACAGTAAATCAGTCACATATCATTCCCcactaatttttcataatttgaaAAATGATTGATTTACATTCAAATAATATAGAAGAAATTATAACCTTTTTCAAATACTCTTGACATGATTCAAAACTTGATAACATATCACTAAAATTATGATAAGTATTAAGATATTAATGATTAAACATGGAGTCATTTGACAATGAAagtcaaattataaaaaaaaaattatatggagAAAATATGAGCTATATTTATAAATACGACTTTGGTGGTTAAATATGTTAGGAGAGATAGCTATATACTTATAACTCGGAGAATTTtgtattaggaaaaattattttttatctgATCTCACATATATTGGGTATAAagttatatcaatatatatttcGTTTTATCGGGCAACCCATACATgtatctaatattttttttctcggACTATATTATGGTAATATAAATTGATAAAGTCGTATACGtttacatttaaaaaattataattttacttaTGTTTCATTATTTTGTTAATGACCTGTAATAGTAGGTCATTTGGTACTGAAGATTAATATGAGAAAATATCATTCAATGTTCAGATTAtccatagttaatcaataaatgatattattattgaaaaatcataaaataatgaatgatttttataatttcttcatttatatAAGACTATAATAGTATTAGATATAAACTCGTgttaagtataaaaaataaagaattcttatatttaatatattgtagtgtaaaaaaaatatttaaagtatGTGTGATATACTACTAtccaattataatttataaaaaatatcttTAAAGATTCAAGTGTATAAAATTCGTGCATGGCTCGGATATTACACTAGTATAATTTCTATAATTGTTATGATATGATGTGCATTATTTAACCTTACAAAGATAGTGCAATAAGATTAAATTCTTTGATTTGTCATTTATCAAAATTACCAATCAAACATTGAATCATGGCTAAATTTGcaagaatatatataaatatagttgACCCAAAAGGTTACAACTAAAATTCCTTGCCATAGCCTTAATGAGTTACATACCATGCAACCTGCAGGTACTTTCTAGTTACAAGATTATGTACATATGCTTGATTAACCCTTGTAGCCAATTATATATGGCCGTTTTAATATCCAATTTCTTGGGATGGGCCCAGCCCCTCATTTTATGGGCCTTTTCTTTACAGTTAATTTTCTAGAATTACATTATATTCTTTCACTTTCCTCTTGCTTAGTTCTTTACTAAATTAACCTAAGCAAAGGTAGCAAATCCTTATCCCATCTCTGTACAATTTTCAGATTGGGAATACAACCAAATGGTAAGAAATTCATAAAACACTTAATAATTGCTAAGCAAAGTTAGCAAATCCTCATAGCCTAAATTGCCTTCTAAGAGATACTCGCCTCCACTTTACCAATCGCTGTAAAAAGTTCATAACCTATGCGTCAAAATAAAAAGCACTCATTAgttgttgcaaaaaaaaatgcataccatcataataattatttatgcaCTCCTTTGTTCCATTCATTTTACTTCACTTAAGAGAAAAAACTCTGATATCGTAATCCAAAATGACGAAAAATTCATCTTTCACTATTGTACCTCAGAAGGCTCTTGTAGATAATAAGACGCATTTGTTTCCTTGGCAATCTTTGAGACAAGTATGCCGAAACCTTGTCCTCTTTCTCTCAAAAcctgaaaaataatttaatgaaaaaatgttACTTAGTTAAttcgtattttttttattagataataAATGTTGATTAggttcattttattttgtaagagaccgtctcatcatgagacatGCCTATATAATTAgccaattttattaattaattattttaaaattataagtaataattACACATTAAGAGCATATCATCTAGAAATTTGtaattaaggttaaaatgatGGAAGTTAGCAATTAGCATTGGATACCTTAAATGCATCTTCATCGGTGCGATCATCACCAATATAAACAGGGAAAACATCAGTGCAATTGGCCAATCCTGttcaacaattaaattaaaaggaaaaactaGTTAGATGACAAAAACTCATTATGAATTATAATTAGTGATAAATAACGACCCAACAAAAGGTCAGCTTCTTTTAcaccaattaaaaatattattagtacACCCAATAATAGAAAATATTAGAGTTATAATcggaaattatattttaaaagtgaTTGTGATATTTACATCCATAATCATAAATACTAACTTACCAAGTGACTCCAAAAGAAATTCTAGAGCCTTTCCTTTATCCCACTTGATGGTAGGTCGGATTTCCAAcacctgttttttttttttttttttaggttagAGAATAGAACATTAGATCTTTTAATCAATCCTTTTCCATGTTTTAGTATTTATTCCTTTTACTCAAAAATCAATCAACTTGTTACACAAAAAATaccaaattatttatatttacttCATAATTAAACccatttattataaaaatgaatACCAAGCTAAACAACGCAAGAATAATAGACTAGTCTAGACTTTTCCTTTCATATTTCATCATTGTAACATAAGTTCGATTTATTATATTACCTTACGACCCTGAGTGAGTCTAAGCTTTGGGTATTCCTTTAGAACTGACCTCACTTCATGAGCTAGTTCATTCCATTTCTGCATTATTTATACGTCATACAATTATCAGTCATCTATAaaattgatataattttttAGCTTGTTCAGATACTCTTACCACTAGATATTTCCATACAATTagctaaatttttaattaattactttaaaattttaaatgaccACTTTAAGACACTAATATACATGGGTCAGATGAATAGAAGTAACCTAAACCATTAGACCATCCGTATATAAAAATACTCTTATGcaataaaaaaagatatttagtgaaaataaaaaaaaatcaataattgaataatgaataataatgataataataaattataacaaaTGGTATGAATAAACATACCTTTTCATCTACACATCGGAAATGCACAGACAGACAAAACTTGTTGTGCTCCACCTTAGCTCCAAGTATGGATTTAGTTTTTTCCAAAAGTGTCTTATAAACCTAAAACATTATCCATTATTTCCCGTTaataatcttttcattttccttATTATAGGAATATAGAAATAAAATTTAGTATGAGATCACAAATAGGTATAGGTAAGACTAATAACCTCATCAATCATGGGAACAAATTCACTAGCTGGCTGAAACAGTACAACTTGACTTCCCTGAAACAGAGCAAACAACGAACATTACACAACACCCCAATAGCAAAATAACaaccaaaattatttttaaattaatcacATAATTTTCAATCATTTATAGCTTTTCTCGTACAGTCTTGGTATTACTGGGTGGTTTAAATAACTATCAGAACTGTCTTAAAAAATTTGCGgcttatataaaatttttattttgcgccatatatatatatatatatatatatatatatatatatatatatatattattatattaatttttttcatataagtGAGGCCCATACAGTCGGTCATCTCGCACACTTTTAAAAAACTCCTCCAGTGTCCacattcattttttctttttttctaattctctATGGGTACTGATATACGAGTATATTGGATTGATGACTGCCACTATGATTGTATAATGTTTTACAACGACATTAACGGACAGGCTAGGAAGACAACAAACCTTGAGATGTTTGGAGCCTTTAGCTGGGCCTTTAATGTCCATGCCATGACTACCAGCATAATACAATTCAGCTAATTTCACAAAATCGTACACTTTGTCTCGGCACCTTCCACTCACTATTGCTGTTGGAAAATATCTTGCTAATTTCCTTACTGTTCTCCTCATCTGTAtccatttttccaaaaatattttcaatttttttctaaaatggaAGATTATTGAATCGTttcaaagtaaataaaaaatattattcacAGAAACATACGGAATCAGACATGAAAGCACGATCAGGATCTTCAACAATAGGAGAAAGAGTGCCATCATAATCCAAAAACATTACAATCTGTTTCCCTTTCGATGCTTTGATAATCTGATCGAACATATCCATTGCAGAAGGCTGCAGATTAATCTGCGCATCAAACATGGTTGTTTCagtaattaatgtaaaaaaatCGGGATTAAAATGTCATTCAATCCAGATTCAAAtggaatatatatattatcaaacTTACAAGGGAAAGAGAATCAGAAGCATTAAGAGAAGGAGTGGATTTCAAATGAGTAGGAGAAGAAGCTCTCATGGATTCGACCCAGGAACCTCCATTAATATCAAGGTCTTTGAGAAGTTGTCTCTCACACATTGGAATGGAGATGTATTTGGAAGGAACAGGAGGAGGTTTTTGGGATAATATACCCAAATTTGAGGTCATGTTCATGCTTCTTGTTTGGTTTTTCGATTCAGAAACCGCCACTGTATCATATCTTGTCATTTTGCAACACACTACAAAACAAACATACAAATAAACCAAaccaaaattttaatgaataatcGATGTGATTGTGGGAATTTTTGCAAAacccaaaatataaatatcaaattttgtttggAATTGAAGAAATCAAAAAGAAGATTTGAATACCAAGTATGGAATCAAAATATTCGGGATTCAATTGGTGGGTTGAAGCAGAGTTTTAAGATTATTTCTTCTGGGAAAATGGGAGAGAAATTggtaagagagagaaagaatgaGAGAGACGAGGATGAGAAAGACGGGAGATGGTTCGGGGTTGGATTTATAGGCAACACCAACACACTTAAAAGgatattatactttttattttttctttcttacatTTATTTACAATGCTATTCTGTATACGCATACTataatttgtatttgtatttgtatttgtatttgtatttgtatttgtatttgcTAATATATTTAGATTTATACAAATAAATATTACTCCCATAAAGAAGTGAATCTCATTTTTTATCTGCGCTGCAGGATTTTTCTAATTTGGATGGATGTCTAATACTaacaatctttttattaaataaataggaaGGTTAATATagtaacatttttattattttttccacTATCTAAATTTGTATGCAATCGTGCTCGAGTGTAATTAAAAAACGGGAGgaaatatttttagaaaattatatattgaaatgtatataacaaaaatattattaaaaacaaaataatatttttttcattctgaaatacttgctacattattattattgatactatttattatgaaaaattattttatatattgcggttgATGTGTAAGAAAGAATATACTCAagtaagattttgtttgaatcgtctattcgtatattttaatagtattagttttttataaattttagttatgcataatGCAATACACATATGATTATAATATCGCAATGGATTGCgtaaaaatgttaaatataGCATGAATAATAAAACTTGAGGTGTTCAATATAAATTTGACGGCTTGATATTAAACCGACTTTGTAGCCAAATCCCATTTAACTTgacttaaaaatagatttacaattatgtcAAAACCAATACGAATACGAAACTTAATTTTAAACGGATTTAAAACATCTAATTAAAACGTTGGAAGTATGTAGTGCATGAAAAGAAATaggaaaataaaatgaaataagaATTTCTAAAGGGTGAGGGGGAATGGAATCCACAAAAGTGGGGACAGAAGAAAATCCTGAAGGGTCCACGTGGTCCCAGCACGGTTAAGAAAAGGTAAGAGCTCCGCCGTTATCGCCGTCACAGGAACAGCCATAGACAGCTGTAATGTTGTAGATGTCAACACATGTCAAACATTCTTTAGCCTCTTACTATCCCACGTGCCACCCATGCTTGCTCTCTCTTTCTATTCTCTCTCCTCTTCTTAACCTCTCTTCATCTATATTATTGGCCCCCATCTCCTTTCTTGtttcttcttttatttatttttaccccaCTTGAAAATTCTATTCCTCCTATATGGAATTGTGGACCTAATAATATGAAGTTTgtacaatttttttatattaaaatcgTTGAGTAACTAATTCTTGAGGCCCCACTTAATAGAATCAAGATGCAACTAATTAAGCATATTAGAGGTGTTTATGGGTTTGTTTGGGCTAGCGGACCGAGTTGTCCTTTGAAACTTATTCGCAGgcctaaaattttttttaaagtccgCCCGCTTTAGCGGGCTTACTTCATTTGTCACTACCCGCGCTCTTTCTTAGCTGGCAGGAGTCATGGGCAAAcaggtattttattttataatcaagtaaaataatttacgacgaaaaaaataaaattgtcaaATGTGATTTAGTCATGGgaattaccattattatgaaaacaaaaaaaaaatacaaagtctAAAGTTATGTCTtaagaacaaataaaataatatattacattATCCAAAGTTTAGTTTATACCATAAGAAAAATAGGTAAAAATTTGTACTTGGACAATAtgcaaaatatttaaaatcaagATTAACTAATATGCAACTCTTAATTACAACCGACTcacacaaaatacaaaaatttaaaagaaataaattaaattaataaagcataaaattttcaatcacatgaaataaaaattagaaatatttatttataaaata from Amaranthus tricolor cultivar Red isolate AtriRed21 chromosome 3, ASM2621246v1, whole genome shotgun sequence includes:
- the LOC130807816 gene encoding probable trehalose-phosphate phosphatase J isoform X2 → MTRYDTVAVSESKNQTRSMNMTSNLGILSQKPPPVPSKYISIPMCERQLLKDLDINGGSWVESMRASSPTHLKSTPSLNASDSLSLINLQPSAMDMFDQIIKASKGKQIVMFLDYDGTLSPIVEDPDRAFMSDSMRRTVRKLARYFPTAIVSGRCRDKVYDFVKLAELYYAGSHGMDIKGPAKGSKHLKGSQVVLFQPASEFVPMIDEVYKTLLEKTKSILGAKVEHNKFCLSVHFRCVDEKVLEIRPTIKWDKGKALEFLLESLGLANCTDVFPVYIGDDRTDEDAFKVLRERGQGFGILVSKIAKETNASYYLQEPSEVMNFLQRLVKWRRVSLRRQFRL
- the LOC130807816 gene encoding probable trehalose-phosphate phosphatase J isoform X1, producing MTRYDTVAVSESKNQTRSMNMTSNLGILSQKPPPVPSKYISIPMCERQLLKDLDINGGSWVESMRASSPTHLKSTPSLNASDSLSLINLQPSAMDMFDQIIKASKGKQIVMFLDYDGTLSPIVEDPDRAFMSDSMRRTVRKLARYFPTAIVSGRCRDKVYDFVKLAELYYAGSHGMDIKGPAKGSKHLKGSQVVLFQPASEFVPMIDEVYKTLLEKTKSILGAKVEHNKFCLSVHFRCVDEKKWNELAHEVRSVLKEYPKLRLTQGRKVLEIRPTIKWDKGKALEFLLESLGLANCTDVFPVYIGDDRTDEDAFKVLRERGQGFGILVSKIAKETNASYYLQEPSEVMNFLQRLVKWRRVSLRRQFRL